A genome region from Candidatus Caldatribacterium sp. includes the following:
- a CDS encoding sugar ABC transporter permease, with the protein MAIRGEHRVKYAMMLPVLVFILALAIFPLVFSILVSLSQWTPGSGGLRFVGFKNFLDMIHDPRFAHAFSLSFGYVGSAVGIELGLGILLAMILQKEVVGKNFFRVTYMLPMLLSPVAISYVWKMILDYNRGPLNYFLSFFGIAPVEWLGKGGTAFLSLILVDVWQWTPFMIFTILAAFESISEELYEAALVDGASHAHVFFHITLPIAFPVIITVILLRTIDAFKVFDTVYVLTGGGPGTATETLNFYIYLKGFRAFNLGYGTAMSWVQLIVIAVMFTYLTRFLHRIGALR; encoded by the coding sequence ATGGCGATCAGAGGAGAACATCGAGTAAAGTACGCGATGATGCTTCCCGTCCTTGTCTTTATCCTTGCCCTTGCCATCTTCCCCCTTGTCTTTTCTATTCTCGTTTCCCTGAGCCAGTGGACGCCGGGGAGTGGGGGATTGCGCTTTGTGGGGTTCAAGAATTTCCTCGACATGATTCACGATCCCCGCTTCGCCCATGCCTTCTCCCTCTCCTTCGGCTACGTGGGGTCGGCAGTGGGGATTGAACTCGGCCTTGGGATTCTTCTGGCAATGATTTTGCAGAAGGAGGTAGTGGGGAAGAATTTCTTCCGAGTCACCTACATGCTCCCGATGCTCCTTTCTCCGGTGGCGATTTCGTACGTCTGGAAGATGATTCTCGACTACAACCGGGGACCGCTGAACTACTTCCTCAGCTTTTTTGGGATTGCTCCGGTGGAGTGGCTGGGGAAGGGGGGAACAGCGTTTCTCTCCCTCATCCTTGTCGATGTGTGGCAGTGGACGCCGTTTATGATTTTCACCATCCTTGCGGCCTTTGAGTCCATTTCTGAGGAGCTCTACGAGGCGGCCCTCGTTGACGGCGCTTCTCATGCCCACGTATTCTTCCACATCACCCTTCCCATAGCCTTTCCGGTTATCATTACCGTGATACTCTTGCGGACCATCGATGCCTTCAAGGTTTTCGACACCGTGTACGTCCTCACCGGAGGGGGACCGGGAACGGCCACGGAAACCCTGAACTTCTACATTTACCTCAAGGGCTTCCGGGCCTTTAACCTCGGGTACGGTACGGCAATGTCCTGGGTGCAGCTCATCGTCATTGCGGTTATGTTCACGTATCTCACCCGATTCCTCCATCGGATAGGAGCGTTGAGGTAA
- a CDS encoding ABC transporter permease, with protein MEVMPMEAVPTTRHFRREVLRQFLMFGSLILLFVFFSLSSPYFFTFGNIVSIMLATCVNGMLALGVTFVIVSGGIDLSIGTVMTLSAVMTGVFITYWRLPVFLGVLGGIGTGMLCGFVNGTVTSRMKLPPFIATLGMMMVAKGLALVISGTAPIYFTHAPSFSKISMGSVVGSLFPGFNLPNAVLIFAISSVLAHIILTRTVIGRYDFAIGSNEEAARLSGLNVDRWKVILYSLCGLFVGMGGVMMASRLNSAQPALGQGYELEAIAAVVIGGTSLSGGEGSIVGTIVGAFIMSTLTNGLRILAVPQEWQIVASGVIVIGAVYLDIIRRRG; from the coding sequence ATGGAGGTTATGCCTATGGAAGCCGTTCCCACCACCCGGCATTTCCGGAGAGAGGTCCTGCGGCAGTTCTTGATGTTCGGCAGCCTCATTCTGCTTTTTGTCTTTTTCTCCCTCTCCTCGCCGTACTTTTTCACCTTTGGGAATATCGTCTCCATAATGCTTGCCACCTGTGTCAATGGTATGCTCGCCCTTGGAGTCACCTTCGTCATCGTGAGTGGTGGTATCGACCTCTCCATCGGGACGGTTATGACTCTTTCTGCCGTCATGACTGGGGTTTTCATCACCTACTGGCGTTTGCCGGTTTTCCTTGGAGTCCTGGGGGGCATTGGGACTGGCATGCTCTGCGGCTTTGTGAACGGGACCGTCACCTCGAGAATGAAACTCCCCCCTTTCATTGCCACGCTCGGTATGATGATGGTTGCCAAAGGCCTTGCCCTCGTCATCTCGGGGACTGCCCCCATTTACTTCACCCATGCGCCGAGCTTCTCGAAGATTTCCATGGGTTCTGTCGTGGGCAGTCTTTTCCCCGGATTCAACCTTCCAAATGCCGTTCTGATTTTTGCCATTTCCTCTGTTCTTGCCCACATCATCCTCACGAGGACCGTTATCGGTCGGTACGACTTTGCCATTGGGAGCAACGAAGAAGCGGCGCGGCTTTCGGGGCTCAACGTCGACCGCTGGAAGGTGATTCTGTACTCCCTCTGTGGCCTTTTCGTGGGCATGGGTGGAGTCATGATGGCTTCAAGACTCAATTCGGCTCAACCTGCCTTGGGACAGGGGTACGAGCTTGAGGCCATTGCGGCCGTCGTGATTGGGGGAACTTCCTTAAGCGGCGGTGAGGGGTCCATTGTGGGGACCATTGTGGGGGCCTTCATCATGAGCACCCTCACGAATGGCCTTCGAATCCTTGCTGTTCCTCAAGAGTGGCAGATTGTGGCAAGCGGTGTCATCGTCATCGGTGCAGTGTATCTTGACATCATCCGAAGGCGCGGGTGA
- a CDS encoding methyltransferase has protein sequence MTPRERVLRALAHEEPDGLPLDLGATLVTGIHVSSLHKLKVALGLIHPEDPVKVIDPFQMLGEVDDELRKVLGIDTVPLMPRENFFGFRNENWKPWRFFDGTPLLVPEKFNTIPDAEGNIYQYPKGDTSCAPCAKMPKGGFYHDALIRQKPISEENLRVEDQIEEYTLLSDEDLRYYEEEAKRLYEETDYAIVFSGVPGTNLGDIAFVPGLSLKDPKGIRDVEEWYVSLVTRQSFLQEVFARMTEIGIKNLEMFHQAVGERIQVIVISGTDFGSQNGPFIAPELYRKLFKPFHTEINAWVHRHTSWKTFIHTCGSVYDLLPDLREAGFDILNPVQISAASMDPETLKREFGSHFVFWGGGVNTQRTLPFGTPEEVREEVRRLIEIFKKGGGFVFATVHNIQANIPVENLLALFETVNEYR, from the coding sequence ATGACGCCACGGGAACGGGTACTTCGGGCCCTTGCCCATGAGGAGCCTGATGGGCTTCCTCTGGATCTTGGGGCAACGCTTGTTACGGGTATCCACGTTTCAAGCCTCCACAAGCTCAAGGTGGCCCTGGGACTCATCCACCCAGAGGACCCGGTGAAAGTCATCGATCCCTTCCAGATGCTCGGGGAGGTGGACGACGAGCTTCGGAAAGTCCTGGGGATTGATACCGTTCCCCTCATGCCCCGGGAGAACTTCTTCGGCTTCCGGAACGAGAACTGGAAGCCCTGGAGGTTCTTCGACGGGACACCCCTCCTTGTTCCGGAGAAGTTCAACACCATCCCCGACGCAGAGGGTAACATCTACCAGTACCCGAAGGGGGATACCTCCTGCGCCCCATGCGCGAAAATGCCAAAAGGCGGGTTCTACCACGATGCCCTGATCCGCCAAAAGCCCATCTCTGAGGAGAACCTCCGGGTCGAGGACCAGATTGAGGAGTACACTCTCCTTTCGGATGAAGACCTCCGGTACTACGAGGAGGAGGCAAAGAGGCTCTACGAGGAGACGGACTACGCCATTGTCTTTTCGGGCGTTCCGGGGACAAACCTTGGGGACATCGCCTTTGTTCCCGGCCTTTCCCTGAAGGACCCAAAGGGCATCCGGGACGTAGAGGAGTGGTACGTGTCCCTTGTGACTCGCCAGTCCTTCCTCCAGGAGGTCTTTGCCCGGATGACGGAAATCGGCATCAAGAACCTCGAGATGTTCCACCAGGCGGTGGGCGAGCGGATTCAAGTCATCGTCATCTCGGGAACCGACTTTGGTTCCCAGAACGGCCCCTTCATCGCCCCGGAGCTCTACCGAAAGCTCTTCAAGCCCTTCCACACCGAAATCAACGCCTGGGTCCACAGGCACACGAGCTGGAAGACCTTCATCCACACCTGCGGTTCCGTCTACGACCTTCTCCCGGACCTCAGGGAGGCCGGTTTTGACATCCTGAACCCGGTCCAGATTTCGGCTGCCTCCATGGACCCGGAAACCCTGAAGCGGGAGTTTGGGAGCCACTTCGTCTTCTGGGGTGGGGGCGTGAACACCCAGAGGACCCTGCCCTTTGGGACTCCTGAGGAGGTTCGGGAGGAAGTCCGAAGGCTCATCGAAATCTTCAAAAAAGGAGGAGGGTTCGTCTTCGCCACGGTCCACAACATCCAGGCCAATATCCCGGTGGAGAACCTCCTTGCCCTCTTTGAGACCGTCAACGAGTACCGATAG
- a CDS encoding carbohydrate ABC transporter permease codes for MPGTYFKVRSTWQKVGIYAVLLFWLLFTLFPIYYNVVTSFKEHETVYAPRPKFFPFIDFKPSLLGWIHLMGRTAPGEAEYQVMKVLGNRAVYLRNSVIVALVSSLITITLGVMAGYALTRFVYRRWGNENIAFFILSQRMFPPVALAMPFFILFNTLGLLDNVVSLIIVYSVMNLPLVTWIVKEFFSDLPKELEEAAMVDGCSRFGALFRVVIPLAVPGIAVSFLFSFIFAWNEFLVALTLTFENAKTLPLQMAGLTTLRGPQYWDIAASSLVIIIPPLLVTIFANRYIIRGLSLGAVKE; via the coding sequence ATGCCGGGAACATACTTTAAGGTGCGGAGCACCTGGCAAAAAGTGGGTATTTACGCGGTTCTCCTTTTCTGGCTCCTCTTCACCCTTTTCCCCATCTACTACAACGTGGTGACGTCCTTCAAAGAACACGAGACGGTGTACGCCCCGCGACCCAAGTTCTTCCCCTTCATAGACTTTAAGCCCAGCCTCCTTGGGTGGATTCACCTTATGGGACGGACAGCCCCTGGGGAAGCGGAGTACCAAGTCATGAAGGTTCTCGGCAACCGTGCCGTGTACCTTCGCAATAGCGTCATTGTGGCGCTTGTGAGCTCCCTCATCACCATCACCCTTGGAGTCATGGCTGGGTATGCTCTCACCCGCTTCGTGTACCGGCGCTGGGGAAACGAGAACATTGCCTTCTTCATCCTCTCGCAGCGAATGTTTCCTCCTGTGGCCTTAGCCATGCCCTTCTTCATCCTCTTCAACACCCTGGGGCTTCTCGATAACGTCGTGAGCCTCATCATTGTCTACAGCGTCATGAATCTGCCTCTTGTCACCTGGATTGTGAAGGAGTTCTTCTCCGACCTCCCTAAGGAACTTGAGGAAGCGGCGATGGTCGATGGGTGTTCCCGTTTTGGCGCTCTCTTCCGGGTGGTTATTCCTCTTGCGGTTCCGGGAATTGCCGTTTCCTTCCTCTTCTCCTTCATCTTTGCCTGGAACGAGTTCCTCGTTGCCCTGACGCTGACTTTTGAGAACGCCAAAACGCTACCCCTCCAGATGGCAGGGCTCACGACTCTGCGGGGTCCCCAGTACTGGGACATTGCGGCAAGTTCCTTAGTCATCATCATTCCTCCTCTCTTGGTGACGATTTTTGCCAACCGGTACATCATCCGGGGTCTATCCCTTGGTGCTGTAAAGGAGTGA
- a CDS encoding sugar ABC transporter ATP-binding protein, protein MREPLVLMEGIDKSFPGVRALQNCRFELLPGEIHALVGENGAGKSTLMKILTGVFQKDAGRIIYKGREVKIPNPRAAQELGISIVHQELNLMPHLTVAQNIFIGREPRRKGFPIFLDEEEMVRRSRELLAMLHMPIDPRVKVRDLTVAKQQMVEIAKALSFNAEVLIMDEPTATLSEAEVEELFRVLKKLRERGMGIIYISHRLEELKEIADRVTVLRDGQYIGTLDMKEATIDRIISMMVGRNIYETAKKEEGSASAEVVLEVRGLSRGRDIRNVSFALRKGEILGLAGLVGAGRTEVARAIFGADPIESGEVYVKGQKVRIKSPADAIRHGIAYLSEDRRRYGLMLGLDVEANMVLPSMQDFLRWRTFVNRKKAQDRCREYVEKLRIKTPSLAQKVKNLSGGNQQKVIVAKWLMKNCDILIFDEPTRGIDVGAKSEIYHLLNELVQEGKSIIMISSELPEILRMSHRILVMCEGRITGEIDAREATEELIMKYATMRN, encoded by the coding sequence ATGCGAGAACCCTTGGTCCTCATGGAGGGAATCGATAAGAGTTTTCCCGGTGTTCGGGCGCTTCAGAATTGCCGTTTCGAGCTCCTCCCGGGGGAAATCCATGCCCTCGTTGGAGAAAACGGTGCCGGAAAATCGACCCTCATGAAAATCCTCACGGGAGTCTTCCAGAAGGATGCGGGTCGTATCATATATAAGGGCCGCGAAGTCAAAATACCCAATCCCCGTGCTGCGCAGGAACTCGGCATCAGCATTGTGCACCAGGAGCTCAACCTCATGCCCCATCTCACGGTGGCTCAGAACATTTTCATCGGGCGCGAGCCGCGGAGGAAAGGTTTCCCGATTTTTCTCGATGAAGAGGAAATGGTCCGAAGGTCTCGTGAGCTTCTTGCCATGCTCCACATGCCCATTGACCCCCGAGTCAAGGTGCGAGACCTCACGGTGGCCAAGCAGCAGATGGTGGAGATTGCCAAGGCGCTCTCTTTCAACGCCGAAGTCCTCATCATGGATGAGCCAACGGCAACTCTGAGCGAAGCCGAGGTTGAGGAGCTCTTCCGGGTGCTCAAGAAGTTGCGGGAGCGGGGCATGGGCATCATTTACATCTCCCATCGTCTTGAGGAGCTCAAGGAAATTGCCGACCGGGTGACGGTGCTTCGGGATGGACAGTACATCGGGACACTCGACATGAAGGAGGCCACCATTGACCGCATCATCAGCATGATGGTGGGGCGCAACATCTACGAGACGGCCAAAAAGGAAGAAGGGAGCGCCAGTGCGGAGGTGGTTCTTGAGGTTCGGGGGCTCAGCCGGGGAAGGGATATCCGAAACGTGAGCTTTGCCCTGAGGAAAGGAGAAATCCTTGGCCTTGCGGGTCTTGTCGGAGCAGGGCGAACCGAGGTGGCGCGGGCCATATTCGGGGCAGACCCCATAGAGTCGGGAGAGGTGTACGTGAAGGGGCAGAAGGTCCGCATCAAGAGTCCTGCTGATGCGATACGCCACGGGATTGCCTATCTTTCAGAAGACCGGCGACGGTACGGTCTCATGCTCGGGCTTGACGTTGAGGCCAATATGGTGCTCCCCTCCATGCAGGATTTCCTGCGCTGGCGCACCTTTGTCAACCGCAAGAAAGCCCAGGACCGATGCAGGGAGTACGTGGAGAAGCTCCGCATAAAGACCCCGAGCCTTGCCCAGAAGGTGAAGAACCTTTCCGGTGGCAACCAGCAGAAAGTCATCGTGGCGAAGTGGCTCATGAAAAACTGCGACATTCTCATTTTCGATGAGCCCACGCGGGGCATTGACGTTGGAGCAAAGAGCGAAATCTACCACCTCCTGAACGAGCTCGTACAGGAGGGGAAGTCCATCATCATGATTTCCTCAGAACTCCCCGAAATCCTCCGCATGAGCCACCGAATCCTCGTCATGTGTGAAGGAAGGATCACGGGAGAGATTGACGCCCGTGAGGCTACGGAAGAGCTCATCATGAAGTACGCAACCATGCGGAATTAG
- a CDS encoding LacI family DNA-binding transcriptional regulator — protein sequence MTTIYDVARKAGVSPATVSRALSGAQGVSEATRRRVLAAAEELHYSPNYIARSLKKRRTNTIALIISDITNPFFTTLARGVEDKASEHGFNTIFCNTDEDPRVEAAYVELMLRRQVDGLLISSCGDGGSLEVLARKSVPVVLVDRKVPNSSWDYVVGDSEYGAYALVRHLIEVHGKKRIAVISGPLTLSTSRERVEGYRKALQEAGVTPFEEYVRIGAYKEEFGYQAMRELLRSGLPVEAVFAGNNVIAVGAIRAARELGVRVPEDVAFVTFDDFDLASALFPFLTAAKQPAYTIGTLAVEMLLERIRGEKIRERREVVLRPEIIIRKSCGCP from the coding sequence ATGACTACCATCTACGATGTTGCCAGGAAAGCGGGAGTTTCCCCGGCCACGGTCTCCCGGGCGCTGAGCGGAGCGCAAGGGGTGAGCGAGGCCACCCGCCGCAGGGTCCTTGCGGCGGCAGAAGAACTCCATTACTCTCCAAACTACATTGCCCGGAGCCTCAAGAAGCGCCGGACGAATACCATTGCTCTCATCATTTCGGATATAACCAATCCCTTCTTCACCACCCTTGCGCGGGGTGTTGAAGATAAAGCCTCAGAGCACGGCTTCAACACGATTTTCTGCAACACCGATGAGGACCCCCGGGTTGAGGCCGCGTACGTGGAGCTCATGCTCCGGCGGCAGGTCGATGGCCTCCTCATCTCAAGCTGTGGTGACGGAGGGTCTCTTGAGGTTCTTGCCCGAAAAAGCGTTCCGGTGGTCCTTGTGGACCGGAAGGTACCGAATTCCTCCTGGGATTACGTCGTGGGGGACAGCGAGTACGGTGCGTACGCCCTGGTTCGGCACCTCATCGAAGTGCATGGGAAAAAGAGGATAGCCGTGATTTCCGGTCCCCTCACGCTCTCAACGAGTCGGGAACGGGTGGAGGGGTACCGGAAGGCCCTGCAAGAGGCAGGTGTTACTCCTTTTGAGGAGTACGTTCGCATCGGGGCGTACAAGGAGGAATTCGGGTACCAGGCCATGCGAGAGCTCCTAAGAAGCGGGCTTCCGGTTGAGGCCGTTTTTGCCGGGAATAACGTCATTGCGGTGGGAGCCATCCGGGCGGCCCGGGAGCTCGGGGTGCGGGTGCCGGAGGACGTTGCCTTTGTAACTTTTGACGATTTCGACCTTGCCTCGGCCCTTTTCCCCTTTCTCACCGCCGCCAAGCAGCCGGCGTACACCATCGGGACACTGGCTGTGGAGATGCTCCTTGAGCGTATTCGGGGGGAGAAGATTCGGGAGCGTCGGGAAGTAGTCCTGCGGCCGGAAATCATCATCCGGAAATCCTGTGGGTGTCCGTAG
- a CDS encoding L-rhamnose mutarotase, with product MRRFGMVIKLKPEKVEEYKELHRNVWPEVLKTIKDCHIQNYTIFYKDGYLFSYYEYTGDNYEEDMRKMAADPVTQKWWALCKPCQEPLETRKEGEWWAEMEEVFHLD from the coding sequence ATGCGTCGCTTTGGCATGGTGATCAAGCTCAAGCCCGAAAAGGTCGAAGAGTACAAAGAGCTCCACCGCAACGTCTGGCCGGAGGTTCTGAAAACCATCAAGGATTGCCACATCCAGAACTACACCATTTTCTACAAGGATGGGTACCTCTTCAGCTACTACGAGTACACGGGGGACAACTACGAAGAGGATATGAGAAAGATGGCAGCCGACCCGGTGACGCAGAAGTGGTGGGCGCTCTGCAAGCCCTGCCAGGAACCCTTGGAGACCCGGAAAGAGGGGGAATGGTGGGCGGAGATGGAGGAAGTGTTCCACCTCGATTGA
- a CDS encoding ABC transporter substrate-binding protein yields MRKLLVLSLVLLLSVAFLAGLAVAEEKTLFIPMISKGFQHQFWQAVKQGAEQAARDYGVTITFEGPESEAMVDKQIDMVQAALAKKPDALCLAALDAKALIPYVEQAKAMGIPVVCFDSGVESDIPVTTVATDNLKAAAYAADKMAELIGYEGEVALVVHDQTSRTGIERRDGFVNRIKEAYPNIKIVDIQYGGGDHLKSTDLAKAIIQAHPNLKGIFGANEGSAIGVINAVKELGKVGQIVVIGYDSGKQQIDAILEGVMAGAITQRPVKMGYMAVEAAIKAIKGEELPKYIDSGFYWYDKTNINDPEIRESLYE; encoded by the coding sequence ATGAGGAAACTCCTTGTTCTTTCTCTTGTGCTGTTACTCTCGGTAGCCTTTTTGGCTGGTCTTGCGGTGGCCGAAGAGAAAACCCTCTTCATCCCCATGATTTCCAAAGGTTTCCAGCACCAGTTCTGGCAGGCTGTGAAGCAGGGTGCAGAGCAGGCAGCACGGGACTATGGGGTTACCATCACCTTCGAGGGACCGGAGTCTGAGGCCATGGTGGACAAGCAAATCGACATGGTCCAGGCGGCCCTTGCCAAAAAGCCCGATGCCTTATGTCTTGCTGCTCTTGACGCCAAGGCCCTCATCCCCTACGTTGAGCAGGCGAAAGCCATGGGTATTCCTGTGGTGTGCTTTGACTCCGGTGTCGAAAGCGACATTCCCGTCACCACGGTGGCAACGGACAACCTCAAGGCGGCAGCGTACGCAGCGGATAAAATGGCAGAGCTCATCGGGTACGAGGGTGAGGTTGCTCTTGTGGTCCACGACCAGACAAGCCGAACCGGTATCGAGCGCCGAGACGGATTCGTGAATCGAATCAAGGAAGCGTACCCGAATATCAAAATTGTGGACATCCAGTACGGTGGTGGCGACCACCTGAAGTCCACAGACCTTGCCAAGGCCATCATCCAGGCCCACCCGAACCTCAAGGGCATCTTTGGCGCCAATGAAGGATCGGCTATCGGAGTCATCAACGCCGTAAAGGAGCTTGGAAAAGTCGGCCAGATCGTCGTCATCGGGTACGACTCTGGAAAGCAGCAGATTGACGCCATCCTGGAAGGGGTTATGGCGGGAGCTATCACACAGCGTCCAGTGAAGATGGGGTACATGGCAGTTGAAGCAGCCATCAAGGCCATTAAAGGGGAAGAGCTTCCAAAGTACATCGACAGCGGCTTCTACTGGTACGATAAGACGAACATCAACGATCCGGAAATCAGGGAATCGCTCTACGAGTAG
- a CDS encoding extracellular solute-binding protein, translating into MRKGFLGILVVCLVVLALGSVAWGEGKTIKVLAMTGPWVSGPVKVHGEEWGKMTGNRVEVIEADFADLFPKMQQAAATRSKAFDILLAANIWMADLVGWGYVIPLDDYLKDPEVQYETDVPDGIKLKNMFGGKTYGLICDNDNMYLFYRKDILGNPDYRAKFKEKYGYEYNVPPKTLDELIDVAEFFNGWDWDNDGEIEYGFVRSTKRGAQTYFYSLPWVAPYVVVPRDKAPAQGILYFQPDMTPLVNSPGWVKGIEKFIEMGKRGCGPGLDWVRGDVINEMILGHAAMAIDWGDIGPNSHDVQSKVKGLIGYALPPGSKEYWDWQKGEWVQTEDVYYAPVHCFNGWSFYITSTTDYPDLCWDFVKYMISPEISAKDVASPFSGYQPWRKSHMENLEAWVEAGWTEEEAREYIANTLAVTDHPNAVIDIRIPGSAEYMDVYELHLTVALSGEKSVQDAMNDCAAEWNAITERLGKEAQTKFYRQHLGLE; encoded by the coding sequence ATGAGGAAGGGGTTTTTAGGTATTCTCGTTGTGTGCCTTGTGGTGTTGGCCCTTGGTTCGGTGGCCTGGGGTGAAGGGAAGACCATCAAAGTCCTTGCCATGACTGGTCCCTGGGTGAGCGGCCCGGTGAAGGTCCATGGGGAAGAGTGGGGGAAGATGACGGGGAACCGTGTAGAAGTCATCGAGGCGGACTTTGCGGACCTCTTCCCCAAGATGCAGCAGGCGGCAGCCACCCGGAGCAAGGCCTTCGATATCCTCCTTGCGGCGAACATCTGGATGGCCGATCTTGTGGGATGGGGGTATGTCATTCCTCTCGATGACTACCTCAAGGACCCCGAGGTTCAGTATGAGACCGATGTGCCTGATGGGATTAAGCTCAAGAACATGTTCGGCGGCAAGACCTACGGTCTCATCTGCGACAACGACAACATGTACCTCTTCTACCGCAAGGATATCCTCGGAAATCCCGACTATCGGGCGAAGTTCAAGGAGAAGTACGGCTACGAGTACAACGTTCCACCGAAGACTCTTGACGAGCTCATCGATGTTGCGGAGTTCTTCAACGGTTGGGACTGGGACAACGATGGGGAGATTGAGTACGGTTTCGTGCGGAGCACAAAGCGTGGCGCCCAGACGTACTTCTACTCCCTCCCCTGGGTGGCTCCCTATGTGGTTGTGCCCCGGGACAAAGCCCCAGCTCAAGGCATTCTCTACTTCCAGCCCGACATGACTCCTCTTGTGAACAGTCCCGGATGGGTGAAGGGAATCGAAAAGTTCATCGAGATGGGGAAGCGCGGTTGTGGTCCTGGTCTTGACTGGGTACGAGGTGACGTCATCAACGAGATGATTCTTGGGCATGCGGCAATGGCCATCGACTGGGGCGACATTGGCCCGAACTCCCATGACGTCCAGTCGAAAGTCAAAGGGCTCATCGGGTACGCCCTACCGCCGGGGAGCAAGGAGTACTGGGACTGGCAGAAGGGAGAATGGGTCCAGACAGAGGATGTGTACTACGCTCCGGTGCACTGCTTCAACGGCTGGTCCTTCTACATCACTTCGACCACCGATTACCCGGATCTCTGCTGGGATTTCGTCAAGTACATGATTAGCCCTGAGATCAGCGCCAAAGACGTCGCCAGCCCCTTCTCTGGCTACCAGCCCTGGAGGAAATCCCATATGGAGAACCTGGAAGCCTGGGTAGAGGCCGGCTGGACCGAGGAAGAGGCAAGGGAGTACATCGCCAATACCTTGGCGGTTACCGATCATCCCAATGCCGTCATCGATATCCGTATCCCTGGTTCTGCCGAGTACATGGATGTGTATGAGCTCCACCTCACCGTTGCCCTCTCTGGGGAAAAGTCCGTCCAGGATGCCATGAACGACTGCGCAGCAGAGTGGAACGCCATCACCGAGCGGCTTGGGAAAGAAGCTCAGACGAAGTTCTACAGGCAGCACCTGGGGCTTGAGTGA